The following proteins are co-located in the Pseudomonas synxantha genome:
- the yhbY gene encoding ribosome assembly RNA-binding protein YhbY: protein MPLTQEQKKQYKSIGHHLKPVLIVADNGLTEGVLAEFERALNDHELIKIKVNILDREARLAAVAELCKAGKADLVQVIGKMALLYRKNFSVNKQLSNVHRFK, encoded by the coding sequence ATGCCGCTCACTCAAGAGCAGAAGAAACAGTACAAATCCATTGGCCACCATCTGAAACCAGTTCTGATTGTGGCAGACAACGGGTTGACTGAAGGTGTGTTAGCCGAATTTGAACGCGCACTGAACGATCACGAACTGATCAAGATCAAGGTCAATATCCTTGATCGCGAAGCGCGCCTGGCTGCCGTTGCAGAACTGTGCAAGGCGGGCAAGGCGGACCTGGTCCAGGTCATCGGCAAGATGGCGCTGCTGTATCGCAAGAACTTCAGCGTCAACAAGCAACTGTCGAACGTACACCGCTTCAAGTAA
- the rlmE gene encoding 23S rRNA (uridine(2552)-2'-O)-methyltransferase RlmE, whose amino-acid sequence MARSKTSLKWLQEHFNDPYVKKAQKDGYRSRASYKLLEIQDKDKLIRPGMSVIDLGAAPGGWSQVTSRLIGGQGRLIASDILEMDSIPDVTFVHGDFTQDAVLAEILEAVGNSQVDLVISDMAPNMSGLPAVDMPRAMFLCELALDLAGRVLRPGGDFLVKVFQGEGFDEYHKNIRKLFDKVQTRKPDSSRDRSREQYLLCRGFRGVEGAASEERF is encoded by the coding sequence GTGGCCCGTTCCAAAACTAGCCTTAAGTGGCTGCAAGAACATTTCAACGATCCTTACGTCAAAAAGGCGCAGAAGGATGGGTATCGCTCCCGGGCCAGCTACAAGCTGCTGGAGATCCAGGACAAGGACAAGTTGATTCGTCCAGGCATGAGCGTTATCGACCTTGGTGCGGCCCCCGGTGGCTGGTCCCAAGTGACCAGTCGTCTGATTGGTGGGCAAGGTCGACTGATCGCTTCCGACATCCTTGAGATGGACAGCATCCCGGATGTCACCTTCGTGCACGGTGATTTTACCCAGGACGCGGTGCTGGCCGAGATTCTGGAGGCTGTAGGAAATTCGCAGGTAGACCTTGTGATTTCCGACATGGCCCCCAATATGAGTGGATTACCGGCTGTTGATATGCCGCGAGCCATGTTCCTGTGTGAATTGGCATTGGATCTGGCGGGGCGCGTATTGCGTCCAGGTGGTGATTTCCTGGTGAAAGTGTTCCAGGGTGAAGGTTTCGACGAGTACCACAAGAACATCCGCAAGTTGTTCGACAAGGTTCAGACGCGTAAGCCGGACTCCTCCCGGGACAGGTCCAGGGAGCAATACCTGTTGTGCCGCGGCTTCCGCGGCGTCGAAGGCGCGGCGAGCGAAGAGCGTTTTTGA